Genomic window (Alnus glutinosa chromosome 9, dhAlnGlut1.1, whole genome shotgun sequence):
TGTTGACTTTTAGGAAAGTCTGCTGAATACACAGAGGATAAAAGGCCGAAAGTAGATAGAGAATTATGCATTCATGGTTATTTCAGAAGCTTGATATATCTAATATTGTGGTTTTGCTGCTTCAAACACATGGTTATATGATACTTTCATTAATAGGATGTTATGGAAGGGCCCAATTGTGATTGGGGCTATTGAAGGGCAATCATCTCATGTGGTTGAATGATTCAGCGAGTTCCATTTCAAGAGCAAGCATACCCATTGTTATGGCATTATCAATCCTGACACATAGTTCAGATTTCAGTTGCAACTAAAGAGTGATTCAGATGGACCATTGGTGATCTTATGCATCCAAATTCGGACTCGGATTTAACATGTTATTGATGAATGGGAGTATGAAAGATGGGCATGCACATAGTTCAGATTTCAGTCAAAACCAACCAAGAGTGATTCAGATGGACCATTGGTGACCTTGAATTTGTCATATAGGCATTCAAATTCCATCTAGGATTTCAGTCCTAAAATATCTTGCTgatgaaggggaaaaaaatcaaGGATGGACATGGTACTCTTTAgcagaaacttttttttttggggggggggggaattgaGTATCATATATGCTTATAACTTACCAGATTTAATTGTGGATTATTaattcctataaaaaaaaattgcaagtaGGTTAAAAGGTAAAAGATTGCAAAATTGTTTTCTTAATAAGGAAACATGGTGTCTTGACAAAAATACCAATAAATCAGCATAGTATCTGTTTCTGGGACAATGTCTTGAAACCTTTGGCAATTTTTCATCTGACATTTTGAGACTTAGAGCCTGAATATCAAACAGGGTGCCTCAAAAGGATATCTTGGTCATATGTGCTAGGCATTAGACTTGAAAGTCTTAAGTGGTTCACTTGTTTAATTCCTATATTATAAACTCTCCTCATGTTGATCGGCATGATTGGTACTGTGAACAGAAGATTTCTGAGGTGTCATGAagactgtttttattttttcaacttgcttgatacttttttttttttttaaaaaaaaaaaaaaaatgaacttgcTTGATGATGCTAGTTGAAGTGTCCTTTTTACGTGATTTTGCTTGTATTTTGGTTACATCTATTTTCTTTAATCATGACAAAGGGTATTATTGGAAACCCAACGCTTGGAAAGTTGGTGGTCACACTTCTTGATGTGAAATTTGCACTGTAATCATGCTGAAATACCAAATCTATTCTTCTACTAGTTTATTGTTATCTGAAAGAATATTGGGAACCTGTCTTTCTTTTAATATAGTCTTATCCCAAAACttctttctcaattttcttatatttcaaaTTGTTTTCCTCATATTTAGCATGTTTCCTGAATGACTACTTTTGTCTCTGATTTTGAAGTGGCTTTGGCTCATTCTTGGTATATTGTGTAATTTTGATTTAAGGATCGAGCAAATGAAATATATAAGAAAGTAGAAGATCAAAAACCTCTCAGAGGACGAAATCAGGATGCAATTTTGGCTGCTTGCCTCTATATTGCTTGTCGTCAAGAAGACAAGGCCCGCACTGTGAAAGGTATAGTGATCATCTCTTGATTTGTGACTTTATCTTTCTTTGTGCATATGGAAGTTCCTGAACTGTCTTCCAATCAGAAATTTGTTCTGTTGCTAATGGAGCCACAAAGAAGGAAATTGGCCGTGCAAAAGAGTATATTGTGAAACAACTAGAAGTAGAAATGGGTCAATCCATGGAAATGGGAACCATACATGCCGGGGACTTTCTGGTGAGTTTGCGGTGAAGTGATATTCTGTAGAGGAGTGCTAAATACCCACCAATCAAGGCGTGTCACCTTAACCTGTGGGGCCTACTGGACTTGCGCTCCTCGCAACATATGCATGGATTGGGCCCTGCACATGATGCGTGATGCACACTGATTGGTGAGTGACAGAGAAGCACTGACTCAGCAAATGTTGCTAGCACTGTCCTCCTTCTCATCATATCTGTACCAATAGTTTTATTTGTTgcatgtctttattttttaagtatgtCTTACTCTAGATTTTGCTAGAGAAAGCGACATGATCCCCATTTCAAAATCTACAGAGACGTTTTTGCTCCCATCTTGGCATGAATAATCAAGCAGTTAAGGCTGCTCAAGAAGCCGTACAGAAATCTGAAGAGCTTGATATAAGGTCGTTCTGATATTCTTGTCTGCTCTTGCATTTTGAAGAGGTTAAAAAGTTTTTTGTTATGATCTATTGgtaattcattttctttctgtctatatttgtttatttattatttagaaaaTAGTGAGACTTTGCGCCAAATGGGCTCTGCAACATTTGGGGATCAGATGGGCTTAGGATAATTCTCAACTCAAAACACCCCTGttgttgcaaatattttgatcatTGGTGTTTTGCTTAtcgcaaaagaaaaaagttcgCTCATTGGTGTTTTACCAATACGGAGCCATGTGCTCTGCCGCACTACTTGCACCATTATCTAGTGGATGGGGGGATGCTATCAGATGAAAATGAAATGTCCTTTATCATATAAATAAGACCCCTATAACTTGATTGAAGACAGTAGAGGTGGCTATGAAAGTCTGAAGTGGGGTTTGGATGTTGACTGATATTGGCATGCAACTGGAAATCTTAAAACCCTGTCTTGTCTGCTATCTCTACCATGTGCAGTGTCTATggtatattttctttattatagaCATACATCTTCAATTGCATTTGATTTCGCCAAAGTTTGCTTAacttttaaaagttaattaacaaaatacagGGGGATATGAAGCTATAATCTTCTAAGTCTTGTCCTTTCTATTGAAACCCAGTCCTTGCGAAACTGGGGTGAACTTGACAATTTCTTGAGTGGTGAAAAGTTTTACTTTATCTGAAGTAAAAACTTTGGATTTGTCGGATTTCAGATAATTCATagacaaaattcaaaattttaataataataatgataataagatGGCTTCTAGAAAGCTTTAAAAACACCACCATTTTTCGGGTTTATGTTTTTGCAGGAGGAGCCCCATATCGATTGCAGCAGCTGTAATTTACATGATAACTCAGCTGTCGGATGACAAGAAACTTCTCAAAGGTTAGAAAGATAAATTTGATAGTACTCATCCTAGTTACTAACTCAACGAAGATTACAAACACTGAAGTAATGTGGGTGCAGATGTGTCTCTTGCCACCGGGGTGGCTGAAGGGACGATCAGGAATTCGTACAAGGACCTTTATCCCCACATTGCGAGGCTAATACCAAGTTGGTATGCCAAGGAGGAAGACCTCAAGAACCTCTGCAGCCCATAGAATATATAACAACAGTTGCATGCTTTGcagcattttttatttagatgcCGCTTCTGTTGTTTTGGACATGTAAGAACTTTTTCTGCTCCTAGATTATCTGGCTTCTAACTTGTATTTCCGAGTTACTTAGTCTCACTCAAATTAGGTGCCAAGCCTACCAATGAAGTGCTTTCATCTGATGTGGCAAGATCCATTTTCTTTTGTGTTGTTTTGCTTTGGAGGGTGAAGCACTTGAACCTTAAAGGTTGGGTTGTGTAGCTAATTTTGTAATTTGGTGGAAGGGAAAAGTTAGAGCTTGACAGTGTTcagtaatgctagaaaccatatttttatcttacaatgctGACCTGGCAGACTGGTAGTTCCAACCAACTTTTGGTTCagtacttgttaaaaaaaaataaaaaaaattcaagggttGGTTGAGACTGTCATATCAGCATTATAAgataattgtaggataaaaatgtggtatataacattaaactttcttttcttcttgtaatTTGGTGGGCGGGGGAAAATTTTGGAGActggtatataacattaatcCATGTGATTGCTGCACATTTAGAGCCACTTTAAAcagctttaattttttgtttcataGTGATTTTCTTTGTACCAAGATgcttgtgatttattttattgtagTACTTTTATACTCcatttgtttgcttgttgaAATCTTATGACCTTTGTAGTTGGGTGGCTTACATAGTACCATACCAGCTCAGATTGGTAGATCTTAGGTCCACACTCGGCCTAAAAAATAATAGGCCAGGCAGTGAGGATTAACAAAGTGAGTTCAGGGTATTATTAGAGAAATTTGGTTATCTTTCTTGAAATATTTGGCCTATTTCCAAATTTACTCCAGTAAAACAAAGTGAAAAGGTCATTCATATGGCCTATTTTCAGGTGTTGTTAAGTTTTACCATGCATtgtcatgtatatatatatactagggTGTGTGCCCTATTTCCTTCTTTATTAATGtaatctcacttttttttttttaaaagaaaaaagaaagaaagaaagaaagaatgtcaTCTTTAGTTGCTCTTAGGCAGGTAAATGAACAAAGTGACTTGCGGATATGCTTAGGTTCGGCTCAGATTAATTTGGCTTGGCTTGAGattaattcatttattaaatgaatagAACTTAACTAATTTTTCAAACTCGTTTCTTAAATGAGTCGAACTCGTATAATGGATATAGcttaaattattataattatgagTCTTgatatatgtgtatgtgtgtgtagtGAATGTATCGATTCGAGATTATATTGTTTAATATTcgagttaaaaataaatgaataaagttaATTGAGTAGGTCATGAAGAAGTTTGAGttcgtttgaaaaataaatgaacgaAGTTTGAACAGATTATTTAGCTTAATAATAAGCTCgatttcgaaaaaaaattaaatgaatcgaatttgaaaaaaaattaatatttcattTGTTACATTAATTCACAATATAGGTTTACAATAATGTAATTACATTAATTTGCACATACTAAAAGCGGTGCACATAGAAAGTAATTACATTTGCAtcttgaaacaaatgaaaattacaTTTCCACCTACTAACTAtacattttctagaaaaaaaagaaaaaagaaaagcgaTTAAAGATAGGGAAAATGcaaattaagcaaaaaaaaaaaaaaaaaaaaaaaaagaaaaaaaaaaagaagaagaaaagaaaagaaaaaagcaccGAGATACCATCACTTATTtagacaaaaattagctacaaactaaTTGCAGCCAACCAAAATTTTTTGGGAGTCATAGCAAATGTGTCAAGAAAGACTTTGCACcgatgagaaatgttatatacttttTGACGTGGCActcaaaattacaattaaattttgaatgaattattattaaattttgaatttaatggtaattttaagtgCTGCATTACGAATTTTGAACTTGAGAATGTGAAAATAGGGGTGTGTAGCATTTTTGTTGCAGCAATTGCTATACGTAACATGTAGAAAATTAGAAATCATTAAGGTCACTAAATATAGTCAGGGCCAAGGAATGCAACACGTTGAATCCAGCTATCGAAAAGGCCAAAGCCAGTGACCAAACTACATATTGGCCGAGGTGGGCCATGACATctcttgatttttaaaatttctcttaattttttttgtttaagttatatatatatataggtttaaaaattagggtttgcCCTTATCCTCATTcatacttttttcattttttaaaggaattttttttggttctgtTCTAGACTAAAAT
Coding sequences:
- the LOC133877784 gene encoding transcription initiation factor IIB isoform X1, with product MGDSYCPECKRATEVVFDHSAGDTVCSECGLVLEAHSIDEKSEWRIFANESGDNDPVRVGGPSNPLLADGGLSTVISRPNGASGDFLSSSLGRWQNRGSNPDRSLIQAFKAIATMSDRKPDARIWYFRLGLVATIKDRANEIYKKVEDQKPLRGRNQDAILAACLYIACRQEDKARTVKEICSVANGATKKEIGRAKEYIVKQLEVEMGQSMEMGTIHAGDFLRRFCSHLGMNNQAVKAAQEAVQKSEELDIRRSPISIAAAVIYMITQLSDDKKLLKDVSLATGVAEGTIRNSYKDLYPHIARLIPSWYAKEEDLKNLCSP
- the LOC133877784 gene encoding transcription initiation factor IIB isoform X2; the encoded protein is MGDSYCPECKRATEVVFDHSAGDTVCSECGLVLEAHSIDEKSEWRIFANESGDNDPVRVGGPSNPLLADGGLSTVISRPNGASGDFLSSSLGRWQNRGSNPDRSLIQAFKAIATMSDRLGLVATIKDRANEIYKKVEDQKPLRGRNQDAILAACLYIACRQEDKARTVKEICSVANGATKKEIGRAKEYIVKQLEVEMGQSMEMGTIHAGDFLRRFCSHLGMNNQAVKAAQEAVQKSEELDIRRSPISIAAAVIYMITQLSDDKKLLKDVSLATGVAEGTIRNSYKDLYPHIARLIPSWYAKEEDLKNLCSP